The following proteins are co-located in the Bordetella bronchialis genome:
- a CDS encoding amino acid ABC transporter substrate-binding protein produces the protein MKKTLLFAAVAAATTLTSLSAQAGRLDDIKASGTIKLGYRDASLPFSYLDDNQKPIGYSMDICYGIVKAVEKNVGKPLKVNLVAVTSSTRIPLVANGTVDIECGSTTNNLERQKQVSFAPTTFVTANRFVAKKSAGYKTLEDLKGKTVISTAGTSNIKWVTEANGGQATYLDGKKVPALGMNIIPAKDHAEAFLTVENGRAAAFFMDDVLLAGLVATARNPKEWMISDQAYSVEPYAMIEPKDDPAFKKVVDDAVVAMIKDGTVEKLYKKWFESPIPPKNVNLNLPMSPALKKVLANPTDSGDPATYKQ, from the coding sequence ATGAAAAAAACGCTGCTCTTTGCTGCTGTCGCGGCTGCCACCACGCTCACCTCGCTGTCCGCCCAGGCTGGCCGCCTGGACGACATCAAGGCTTCTGGCACCATCAAGCTGGGTTATCGCGACGCCTCGCTGCCGTTTTCCTATCTGGACGATAACCAGAAGCCCATCGGCTATTCCATGGACATCTGCTACGGCATCGTCAAGGCCGTGGAAAAAAATGTCGGCAAACCCCTGAAGGTCAACCTGGTGGCCGTTACCTCCTCCACCCGCATCCCGCTGGTGGCCAACGGCACGGTGGACATCGAATGCGGCTCCACCACCAATAACCTGGAGCGCCAGAAACAGGTCAGCTTCGCGCCCACCACCTTCGTGACGGCCAACCGCTTCGTCGCCAAGAAGTCCGCCGGCTACAAGACGCTGGAAGACCTGAAGGGCAAGACCGTGATTTCCACCGCCGGCACCAGCAATATCAAGTGGGTGACCGAAGCCAACGGCGGCCAGGCCACCTACCTGGACGGCAAGAAGGTGCCCGCCCTGGGCATGAACATCATCCCCGCCAAGGATCACGCGGAAGCCTTCCTGACCGTGGAAAACGGCCGCGCCGCCGCCTTCTTCATGGATGACGTGCTGCTGGCGGGCCTGGTTGCCACCGCGCGCAACCCCAAGGAATGGATGATCAGCGACCAGGCCTACTCGGTCGAGCCCTACGCCATGATCGAGCCCAAGGACGATCCGGCTTTCAAGAAAGTGGTCGATGACGCGGTCGTCGCCATGATCAAGGACGGCACCGTCGAGAAGCTCTACAAGAAGTGGTTCGAGTCGCCCATCCCGCCGAAGAACGTCAACCTGAACCTGCCGATGAGCCCGGCGCTGAAGAAGGTCCTGGCCAACCCCACGGATTCGGGCGATCCGGCCACCTACAAGCAATAA